In Desulfobulbus oralis, one DNA window encodes the following:
- a CDS encoding substrate-binding periplasmic protein, which yields MKQLFFFSAFICLSLLLPLSSEAQETALKVGVTDVFAPMCIRNDQGKLVGYEVDLLQEIGKRINKTIELQVIDWSRKDELLDSRSVDLLASGLNVTPERRKIYAFTMPFIKNAQAIVVAADSSIRSKSDLAGKTVCMEAGTFSVPAVEKFKDASGKGIAKLEQLPGADGCLKALLDGSADASVQDSLPASYYVANSPGVFHILAENFGENEIAFGLRKTDAELLAQFDKALAAIKADGTLDRITKKWFGAAKKDYK from the coding sequence ATGAAACAATTATTCTTTTTCAGCGCATTCATTTGTCTCAGTTTACTGCTGCCACTTTCATCAGAAGCGCAGGAGACTGCGCTTAAAGTCGGCGTGACGGACGTGTTCGCCCCCATGTGCATTCGCAACGACCAGGGCAAGCTCGTCGGTTATGAAGTGGATCTCCTGCAGGAAATAGGCAAAAGAATCAACAAAACCATAGAACTTCAGGTCATTGATTGGAGCAGAAAAGACGAGCTGCTCGACAGTCGCAGCGTCGATCTGCTCGCCTCCGGCCTGAATGTCACGCCCGAGCGGCGAAAAATTTACGCGTTCACCATGCCTTTCATAAAAAATGCCCAGGCGATCGTGGTGGCCGCGGATTCTTCCATCCGCTCCAAAAGCGATCTGGCAGGCAAAACGGTCTGCATGGAAGCGGGCACTTTTTCCGTGCCGGCAGTCGAAAAATTCAAAGACGCATCCGGCAAGGGCATCGCTAAATTAGAGCAGCTTCCCGGGGCGGACGGCTGCCTGAAGGCGCTGCTTGACGGTTCTGCCGATGCCTCGGTGCAGGATTCCCTGCCGGCTTCCTATTATGTCGCCAACTCGCCTGGGGTATTCCATATTCTGGCTGAAAACTTTGGTGAAAACGAGATAGCCTTCGGCCTGCGCAAAACAGATGCCGAACTGCTGGCCCAGTTCGACAAGGCACTTGCGGCAATCAAAGCCGATGGCACCCTGGACCGCATCACGAAGAAATGGTTTGGCGCCGCCAAAAAGGATTACAAATAA
- a CDS encoding chemotaxis protein CheW, with protein MSDQEALQEMTSTLALGESRNGTEHRKTAPARIVAFASGHHLALPLHTTLEIVENPDIFPVPGAAPHARGLLLWQDKWIPVIDLARLLLPQTAPAAEPPKYILVLAFQRVPGQPLEYGALVLPALPETVFVDDSMACELPNDSPLWPAISLSCFSYRDEAIPIVDTGRLLGRSYE; from the coding sequence ATGAGTGATCAGGAAGCGCTTCAGGAAATGACGAGCACTCTGGCCCTTGGAGAGAGCCGGAATGGAACGGAGCACAGGAAAACGGCCCCGGCCCGTATCGTGGCATTCGCCAGCGGCCACCATCTGGCCCTGCCGCTGCACACGACCCTTGAAATCGTCGAAAATCCGGACATCTTCCCTGTGCCCGGCGCTGCCCCCCATGCACGGGGCCTGCTGCTCTGGCAGGACAAGTGGATACCGGTCATTGATCTGGCCCGGCTGCTCCTGCCACAGACCGCGCCCGCGGCGGAGCCCCCCAAATACATCCTGGTGCTGGCCTTTCAGCGCGTTCCCGGGCAGCCGCTGGAATACGGCGCCTTGGTGCTGCCGGCGCTGCCGGAAACCGTGTTTGTGGATGACAGCATGGCCTGCGAACTGCCAAACGACAGTCCGCTCTGGCCGGCCATCAGCCTTTCCTGCTTCAGCTACAGGGACGAGGCCATTCCCATCGTGGACACGGGCCGTCTGCTTGGCCGGAGCTACGAATAG
- a CDS encoding response regulator, which produces MARTILAVDDNPADLSRIEKLLSNAGYQVTTAVNGQAALDAVKQAKPDCVVMDVNMPVMDGFAATRALRNDPNTKDLPVVLVTAKNQKADKAWGQMLGAKGYITKPYTDADVLDVLRNL; this is translated from the coding sequence ATGGCTCGTACAATTCTGGCTGTAGATGACAATCCAGCCGATCTCAGCCGTATCGAAAAGCTGCTTTCCAACGCCGGTTACCAGGTGACAACCGCGGTCAACGGTCAGGCTGCCCTGGATGCCGTCAAACAGGCCAAACCGGATTGCGTGGTCATGGATGTCAACATGCCGGTGATGGATGGTTTCGCCGCCACCCGCGCGCTGCGCAACGATCCCAACACCAAGGATCTCCCCGTGGTGCTGGTGACCGCCAAGAATCAGAAGGCCGACAAGGCCTGGGGGCAGATGCTGGGCGCCAAAGGCTATATCACCAAGCCCTACACGGATGCGGATGTGCTGGACGTTCTGCGCAACCTGTAA
- the cutA gene encoding divalent-cation tolerance protein CutA, which yields MKDYIQVTTTIDTNARAERLAQALLEKRLAASVQVVPCWSAYRWQGRIERGREFRCAIKTRADLWPELVALIRSLHPYEVPEIFATAILDVTQAYGAWLDEELAEAHDGR from the coding sequence ATGAAAGACTATATTCAGGTCACGACCACCATCGACACCAATGCCCGGGCCGAGCGGCTGGCCCAGGCGCTTCTGGAAAAACGCCTCGCCGCCAGCGTCCAGGTGGTGCCCTGCTGGTCGGCGTACCGCTGGCAGGGGCGGATCGAACGAGGCCGGGAGTTTCGCTGCGCCATCAAGACGCGCGCCGACCTGTGGCCGGAGCTTGTCGCCCTGATCCGTTCCCTGCATCCCTACGAGGTGCCGGAGATTTTCGCCACCGCCATTCTGGATGTTACGCAGGCGTATGGCGCCTGGCTGGACGAGGAGCTCGCGGAGGCGCACGATGGCCGCTGA
- a CDS encoding hybrid sensor histidine kinase/response regulator, translating to MKLNDLIEALAGEIELMKPHLDESLEQLATLGFEDNAFIDAMDQYSGQVQRMGEAAEMAGFPGLQAVCTHVLDNTLLLASQTAEERKETVEFLHNWPDRMVYYLRHTEDPSAAAGLVDMLCRAPSPMEEEQALKVTYQLGVMPAQLKGPAAGGAENLRPLLAHPEDVALVLPEDVDPKVIEGFLQEAPGQAAHLIRLIRSIVAGSGDGSDLTAAKRVAHTLKGSGAIIGLKGLVSLGHNLEDILEYFELHQEDNKVGKTVGDILLDGAYCLEQMVNYVNGSDEYPQQAQSVLQGILDLANLIDRGDDLSQLVRRAPAGGGAQMPVPAVSTSPVPGIKAVGGVDQGTAATLRVNLKLIEELFRISGEVSVTSAAMEASLKKLGLQARELVRQNLRVQRRLMELENLVDIRALTMMRARNRRAEDTEFDPLEMDQYSELHSTTHALAEETGDLRVLTHALEGTISSVSAIQSRQQIFSRDLQHLVNGTRMTEVGVLETRLQRNVRTTAKATGKEAVLELKGGDTLIDSDVLNKLAEPLLHLLRNAVDHGLESPEDRIACGKPPAGHITLSFALQGQQIALRCSDDGRGLDYDAIAKRGVEKGLIPARHTDISEEELARLILAPGFSTNTEVTEISGRGVGLDVVHEWVSDRHGTMQVFSRPGEGCTFELHFAASLSTVYSIIVGLGEHRYALPSISVSQAVPRGAGSFDRLGGQLFYRQGEKAMVALFMADLVGLPLDPEKPLNDYDVIIVHLADKTRALLVDSLVDARELLVVYPGRFGRHARGVAGLSILGDGSVAVDIDVPQLLAGAVRKTQAPVRQDAGAEQAAQRQGRKSVLVVDDALTVRNSLQELLTDAGFDTGTAKDGMEAVSMLDTLKPDIVLTDLEMPNMNGIELTSYIRNKEETKNLPVIMITSRSLEKHRALADSAGVNQYITKPYNDNDLLKVINRALATAA from the coding sequence GTGAAACTGAACGACCTGATCGAGGCACTGGCCGGAGAAATCGAACTGATGAAGCCGCATCTGGACGAAAGTCTGGAACAGCTTGCCACGCTTGGTTTCGAAGACAACGCCTTCATAGACGCTATGGATCAGTATAGCGGACAGGTACAGCGTATGGGCGAAGCCGCTGAAATGGCGGGATTTCCCGGCCTGCAGGCAGTATGCACCCATGTTCTTGACAATACCCTGCTGCTGGCCTCCCAAACGGCGGAGGAACGGAAGGAGACGGTCGAATTTCTGCACAATTGGCCGGATCGCATGGTTTACTACCTGCGCCACACCGAGGATCCATCCGCCGCCGCCGGACTGGTGGACATGCTCTGCCGCGCCCCCAGCCCGATGGAGGAGGAGCAGGCCCTCAAAGTCACCTACCAGCTCGGCGTGATGCCGGCCCAGCTCAAGGGGCCGGCCGCAGGCGGAGCGGAAAACCTGCGGCCCCTGCTGGCGCATCCCGAGGATGTGGCCCTGGTGTTGCCCGAGGATGTGGATCCCAAGGTTATCGAGGGCTTCCTGCAGGAGGCGCCCGGGCAGGCCGCCCATCTCATCAGGCTGATCCGCAGCATCGTGGCTGGCTCGGGCGACGGCTCCGACCTGACGGCTGCCAAGCGGGTGGCCCATACCCTGAAAGGCTCCGGCGCGATCATCGGCCTGAAGGGGCTGGTCTCCCTGGGGCACAACCTGGAAGACATTCTCGAATACTTCGAACTGCACCAGGAGGACAACAAGGTCGGCAAGACGGTGGGCGATATCCTGCTGGACGGGGCCTACTGTCTGGAGCAGATGGTCAACTACGTCAACGGCAGCGACGAATATCCGCAGCAGGCACAAAGCGTGCTGCAGGGCATTCTGGATCTGGCCAACCTGATTGACCGCGGCGACGACCTGAGCCAGCTCGTACGCCGGGCTCCGGCAGGCGGCGGAGCACAGATGCCGGTCCCTGCCGTATCGACCAGTCCGGTCCCGGGCATCAAGGCGGTCGGGGGTGTCGATCAGGGCACCGCCGCCACCCTGCGCGTCAATCTCAAACTCATCGAGGAACTGTTCCGGATCTCGGGCGAGGTTTCGGTGACCAGCGCCGCCATGGAGGCCAGCCTGAAGAAGCTGGGCTTGCAGGCCAGAGAGTTGGTGCGCCAGAATCTGCGCGTCCAGCGCCGCCTGATGGAACTGGAGAACCTGGTGGACATTCGCGCGCTCACCATGATGCGCGCCCGGAACCGGCGTGCGGAGGATACGGAATTCGACCCGCTGGAAATGGACCAGTACAGCGAGTTGCACAGCACCACCCATGCCCTGGCCGAAGAGACGGGCGACCTCCGCGTGCTGACCCACGCGCTCGAGGGGACGATCTCCTCGGTTTCCGCCATCCAGTCGCGCCAGCAGATTTTTTCCCGAGACCTCCAGCATCTGGTCAACGGCACCCGCATGACCGAAGTGGGCGTTCTGGAGACCCGCCTGCAACGCAATGTGCGCACCACCGCCAAGGCCACCGGCAAGGAGGCTGTGCTCGAACTCAAAGGCGGCGACACCCTGATCGACAGCGACGTGTTGAACAAGCTGGCCGAACCGCTCCTGCACCTCCTGCGCAACGCGGTCGACCACGGGCTGGAATCGCCTGAGGACCGCATTGCCTGCGGCAAGCCGCCGGCAGGCCACATCACCCTGTCCTTTGCCCTGCAGGGCCAGCAGATCGCCCTGCGCTGCTCGGATGACGGCCGGGGCCTCGACTATGACGCCATTGCCAAACGGGGCGTCGAAAAGGGCCTGATCCCGGCCAGGCACACGGACATCAGTGAAGAGGAACTGGCCCGGCTCATCCTGGCGCCGGGCTTCTCGACCAACACGGAAGTCACCGAAATTTCCGGGCGCGGCGTTGGCCTCGATGTGGTGCATGAATGGGTCAGCGACAGGCACGGGACGATGCAGGTCTTCTCCAGGCCTGGCGAAGGCTGCACCTTTGAACTGCATTTTGCCGCGAGTCTCTCCACCGTCTACTCCATCATCGTCGGCCTTGGCGAGCACCGCTATGCCCTGCCCTCCATCAGCGTGTCGCAGGCGGTGCCGCGGGGCGCCGGCAGCTTTGACCGCCTGGGCGGCCAGCTCTTCTACCGCCAGGGCGAAAAGGCCATGGTCGCTCTGTTCATGGCGGATCTGGTCGGTCTGCCGCTGGATCCGGAGAAGCCTCTGAACGACTATGATGTCATCATCGTCCATCTGGCGGACAAGACCCGTGCCCTTCTGGTGGACAGCCTCGTCGATGCCCGGGAACTGCTCGTCGTCTATCCCGGCCGCTTCGGTCGCCATGCCCGCGGCGTGGCCGGTCTGTCCATCCTGGGCGACGGCAGCGTGGCGGTGGACATCGATGTGCCCCAGCTCCTGGCCGGCGCCGTCAGAAAGACCCAGGCCCCGGTCCGGCAGGATGCCGGCGCCGAACAGGCCGCCCAGCGGCAGGGCCGCAAAAGCGTGCTCGTGGTCGACGATGCCCTGACCGTGCGCAACTCCCTGCAGGAGCTGCTGACGGACGCCGGCTTCGACACCGGCACGGCCAAGGACGGCATGGAGGCCGTCTCCATGCTGGACACGCTCAAGCCGGATATAGTCCTTACCGATCTGGAGATGCCCAACATGAACGGCATCGAACTGACCAGCTACATACGGAACAAAGAGGAAACCAAAAACCTGCCGGTCATCATGATCACCTCGCGTTCCCTGGAAAAACACCGGGCTCTGGCCGACAGTGCCGGCGTGAACCAGTATATCACCAAGCCCTACAACGACAACGATCTGCTCAAGGTCATCAACAGGGCGCTGGCCACTGCCGCCTGA
- a CDS encoding substrate-binding periplasmic protein — translation MDMKNFFSFKMGMVLFASLLLFGPGAQTATAADTLVVGVSDDIPPMVFRDRGAELIGYDVDLLHEIGRRINKKIEFKVISWDQKEQELANKSIDVIASQLSITEERKKILRYTQPVMQNFQAIIVAAASPIQNKKDLEGKTVCALTGAYIIDEIRKLPGQKIQVETADGNEQCLVKLLAGEVDASVLDGVPGIYYSNHNPGAFRILPEDIGKDEYAYGMRISDATLAEEFNRALAAIKADGTMQAIRERWLGKGK, via the coding sequence ATGGATATGAAAAATTTCTTTTCCTTTAAAATGGGTATGGTCCTGTTTGCCTCTTTGCTGCTGTTCGGGCCAGGAGCTCAGACAGCAACTGCCGCAGACACACTGGTTGTTGGCGTGAGCGACGATATTCCGCCCATGGTCTTTCGCGATCGGGGCGCGGAGCTGATTGGTTACGATGTGGATCTTTTGCATGAGATCGGCAGGCGCATTAACAAAAAAATCGAATTCAAGGTCATTTCCTGGGATCAAAAAGAACAGGAACTGGCGAACAAAAGCATTGATGTGATTGCCTCCCAGTTGAGTATTACCGAAGAACGTAAAAAAATCCTCCGTTATACCCAGCCGGTCATGCAGAATTTTCAGGCAATCATTGTAGCGGCCGCTTCCCCAATTCAAAACAAGAAGGATTTAGAGGGAAAAACGGTATGCGCGCTGACTGGAGCCTATATTATCGACGAAATTCGCAAACTGCCCGGGCAAAAAATTCAGGTGGAAACGGCTGACGGCAATGAACAATGCCTCGTCAAGCTGCTCGCCGGCGAGGTGGATGCGAGCGTTCTGGACGGAGTGCCCGGCATCTATTACTCCAACCACAACCCGGGTGCCTTTCGCATTCTGCCCGAGGATATTGGCAAGGATGAATATGCGTATGGCATGCGCATATCCGATGCCACGCTGGCAGAGGAATTCAACAGGGCGCTTGCGGCAATCAAAGCCGACGGCACAATGCAGGCCATTCGTGAACGCTGGCTTGGCAAAGGCAAATAG
- a CDS encoding substrate-binding periplasmic protein codes for MVGVLADNPPMVFRDADTKFVGYDVDVLQEVGRRIGKTMQFKVINWDQKTEELNGKQIDVIASGLSITEERKKIYAFTDPVVQKYTQMLIVNTASPIKARDDLGGKTVCVMEGASAGELVQDFRSASGQTAKVQTAPTMEGCLIQLTAGETDSAVMDGVTCEYYIKHNPGQFRIVPGALSKRQTAFALRLEDRALLGTFNDALKAMEADGTMKRLRERWLGDIN; via the coding sequence ATGGTGGGGGTACTTGCCGACAATCCGCCCATGGTCTTTCGCGATGCCGACACGAAATTTGTCGGTTATGACGTGGATGTTTTACAGGAAGTCGGCAGGCGAATCGGCAAAACCATGCAATTCAAGGTCATCAACTGGGATCAGAAAACAGAAGAGCTGAACGGCAAGCAGATCGACGTCATCGCTTCCGGTCTCAGTATCACGGAAGAACGCAAAAAGATCTATGCCTTTACCGACCCGGTGGTTCAGAAGTATACTCAAATGCTTATCGTGAACACTGCCTCGCCCATCAAAGCGCGGGACGACCTGGGCGGTAAAACGGTTTGTGTCATGGAAGGCGCTTCAGCTGGCGAACTGGTGCAGGACTTCCGGAGCGCCAGCGGCCAGACAGCCAAAGTTCAGACAGCGCCCACCATGGAAGGCTGCCTGATACAGCTGACGGCGGGCGAGACGGACAGTGCCGTGATGGATGGGGTGACCTGTGAATATTATATCAAACACAACCCCGGACAGTTTCGTATCGTGCCCGGAGCTCTGAGCAAACGCCAAACTGCCTTTGCCCTGCGTCTTGAAGACAGAGCCCTGCTCGGCACATTCAACGACGCGCTTAAAGCCATGGAGGCTGACGGCACCATGAAAAGACTTCGTGAGCGCTGGCTGGGCGACATAAACTAG
- a CDS encoding substrate-binding periplasmic protein produces the protein MNRLFHHVFFVVPALLLGLWTGSAMAEGTLKVGVLDDSPPMVFRNAEAEIVGYDVDVLQEIGRRIGKSMQFMVIPWDEKTEYLNSGKIDVIAAALMVTEERKGLYALTAPVVKKFTETAIVADSSPMKTTNDLSGRTVCTMAGSSSNATVAGFRGPGGPVAKQSQAPTLEACLVQVASGEVESAVMDGVTCAYYVRHNPGQFRILSGELSVGQTAFGLRKNETQLAAEFDRAIADMEADGTMKTLGERWFGSHE, from the coding sequence ATGAACAGACTGTTCCATCATGTCTTTTTCGTCGTCCCGGCACTGCTGCTGGGCCTGTGGACCGGCAGTGCCATGGCCGAGGGCACCTTGAAAGTCGGCGTGCTTGACGATTCTCCACCCATGGTATTTCGCAACGCCGAGGCGGAGATCGTTGGCTATGACGTGGACGTGCTGCAGGAAATTGGCCGGAGAATCGGCAAAAGCATGCAGTTCATGGTGATCCCCTGGGATGAAAAGACAGAGTACCTCAACTCGGGGAAAATTGATGTTATCGCCGCTGCCCTCATGGTTACCGAAGAACGCAAAGGGCTGTATGCCCTGACCGCCCCTGTGGTGAAAAAGTTCACGGAAACGGCCATTGTGGCTGACAGCTCTCCCATGAAGACCACCAATGATCTGAGCGGCAGGACCGTCTGTACAATGGCGGGTTCCTCCTCAAACGCAACAGTGGCCGGGTTCCGGGGGCCAGGGGGCCCGGTAGCGAAGCAGAGTCAGGCGCCGACCCTGGAGGCTTGTCTGGTGCAGGTGGCCTCCGGTGAAGTGGAAAGCGCGGTGATGGACGGTGTGACCTGCGCCTACTATGTAAGACACAATCCCGGACAGTTCCGCATTCTGTCAGGCGAGCTGTCTGTTGGCCAAACCGCCTTTGGACTGCGGAAAAACGAAACCCAGCTGGCGGCTGAATTTGACAGAGCCATTGCGGACATGGAGGCGGACGGCACCATGAAAACCCTTGGCGAACGCTGGTTTGGCAGTCACGAGTAA
- a CDS encoding chemotaxis protein CheW, translated as MGTDSAEQAIAMAAELVYPALMPVAALERDFVLARGETGVMALRVNNRKSATYEGEQNRQGIRVGELGLMINFDDSSELTDIPQIYHLPNTPHWLLGVVNLHGRLIPVFDLLRFLHLDSSPDQSTQRLLILGHDADAAGILIDNLPYRLKWTNEKQSDADLAPQLLEPHVRACCMIEEQIWFDLDSDSLLNALERTLEAN; from the coding sequence ATGGGTACGGATTCAGCAGAACAGGCCATCGCCATGGCGGCAGAGCTCGTCTATCCCGCTCTGATGCCCGTAGCGGCTCTGGAACGGGACTTTGTCCTGGCGCGCGGCGAAACGGGCGTCATGGCGCTCAGGGTCAACAATCGGAAGTCTGCCACCTATGAGGGGGAGCAGAACAGACAGGGCATCCGTGTCGGGGAGCTGGGTCTGATGATCAATTTCGATGACAGCAGCGAACTCACCGACATACCCCAAATATACCACCTTCCCAATACACCCCACTGGCTTCTTGGGGTCGTCAACCTGCATGGCCGCCTCATCCCGGTCTTTGACCTGCTCCGCTTTTTGCACCTGGACAGCTCGCCGGACCAAAGCACCCAGCGACTGCTGATCCTGGGGCACGATGCCGACGCGGCAGGCATTCTCATCGACAACCTGCCCTATCGCCTCAAATGGACGAACGAAAAGCAGAGCGATGCGGATCTGGCCCCGCAGCTCCTCGAACCCCATGTCCGGGCCTGCTGTATGATTGAAGAGCAGATATGGTTTGACCTGGACAGTGATTCGCTGCTGAATGCATTGGAGCGCACACTGGAAGCGAATTAA
- a CDS encoding methyl-accepting chemotaxis protein encodes MNLKRYITLFTIALVVVLGLLAFQFNRLRNASAQLTKAQASQIQSYRLASELWQSIDDQTRLAMNYAVTGDAKFERDYNAVIDIRNGKLERPLHYHHVYWDLVSGGQPAREGSGVTKSLLDLMREAGFSKEEFAALEQVESSARDLVRLENQAIYAVKGRYLDASNTFGRLGKPDRDFAIRLLNGTEYLQAKAQTMLPLEDFFHHMEERTKGEIEAAESAQRQAQTLFISLFLAALILIGLVSFLMLAQSKRDLERTESEKKRTERENEQLNDSVINILQAVNQLSQRDLTVRAPVTEDVIGTISDSINALAEETARVLMGVTDIAGHVAQASGNVKSRAEQVTRTAEEERTNVNQMMESLFEATQTMNQVAALAEQSNISAGEATEVTHNALGTVTDTVRDMESIRETIAETEKRIKRLGERSQEISGIVNLINTIAERTHVLALNASMQAAVAGEAGRGFAVVAEEVQRLAESSRNATEQIATLVNNIQVETNETINTVNKTIEQVVAGSEQAQKAGEQMRRTQEITAQLVEQVRHIAGASEQQKAMSAQLLEAVQKIGSSTENTAEQIQAQNRETDSLLDTARQLVDSVSVFKLPQAA; translated from the coding sequence ATGAATTTAAAACGATACATCACTCTATTCACCATTGCCCTTGTCGTGGTTCTGGGCTTGTTGGCCTTCCAGTTCAACCGGCTGCGTAACGCGTCTGCTCAACTGACCAAAGCCCAGGCCAGCCAGATTCAGTCCTACCGGCTGGCCTCCGAGTTGTGGCAGAGCATCGACGACCAGACCCGACTGGCCATGAACTACGCCGTTACCGGCGACGCCAAGTTCGAACGCGATTACAACGCGGTCATCGATATCCGGAACGGCAAGCTGGAGCGGCCGCTCCACTATCATCACGTCTACTGGGATCTGGTCTCGGGCGGCCAACCCGCCCGCGAAGGTTCGGGCGTGACCAAATCGCTCCTGGACCTGATGCGTGAAGCCGGTTTCAGTAAGGAAGAGTTCGCTGCTCTGGAACAGGTGGAAAGCAGCGCCCGCGATCTGGTGCGCCTGGAGAATCAGGCCATCTATGCGGTCAAAGGCCGCTATCTGGACGCTTCCAACACCTTTGGCCGCCTGGGCAAGCCGGACCGCGATTTCGCCATCCGCCTGCTCAACGGCACTGAATACCTGCAGGCCAAAGCGCAGACCATGCTGCCGCTGGAAGACTTCTTCCACCACATGGAGGAGCGTACCAAGGGCGAAATCGAAGCCGCGGAATCCGCGCAGAGGCAGGCGCAGACACTCTTCATCAGCCTCTTCCTTGCCGCCCTGATCCTCATTGGCCTCGTCTCCTTCCTGATGCTGGCCCAATCCAAAAGAGACCTGGAAAGGACGGAAAGCGAAAAGAAAAGAACCGAGCGTGAAAACGAACAGCTGAACGACTCGGTCATCAACATTCTGCAGGCAGTGAACCAGCTCTCGCAAAGAGACTTAACAGTCAGAGCGCCTGTGACCGAAGATGTTATCGGCACGATTTCCGACTCCATCAACGCCCTGGCCGAGGAAACCGCCCGCGTGCTGATGGGCGTCACCGATATCGCCGGCCATGTGGCCCAGGCGTCCGGCAACGTGAAATCAAGAGCCGAGCAGGTTACCAGGACCGCGGAAGAGGAACGGACAAACGTCAACCAGATGATGGAATCGCTGTTTGAAGCGACCCAGACCATGAACCAGGTGGCGGCCCTGGCCGAACAGAGCAACATTTCCGCCGGTGAGGCCACCGAGGTTACCCATAACGCTCTGGGCACCGTTACCGACACGGTCCGCGACATGGAATCCATCCGCGAGACCATTGCCGAAACCGAAAAACGCATCAAGCGCCTGGGCGAGCGTTCCCAGGAAATCAGCGGCATCGTCAATCTGATCAACACCATCGCCGAACGCACGCACGTCCTGGCCCTGAACGCCTCCATGCAGGCCGCCGTCGCCGGTGAGGCCGGGCGCGGCTTCGCGGTCGTTGCCGAAGAGGTGCAGCGGCTGGCGGAAAGCTCGCGTAACGCTACCGAGCAGATCGCCACCCTGGTGAACAACATCCAGGTGGAAACAAACGAAACCATCAACACCGTGAACAAGACCATCGAACAGGTTGTCGCCGGTTCCGAGCAGGCCCAGAAGGCTGGCGAGCAGATGCGGCGCACGCAGGAAATTACCGCCCAGCTCGTCGAGCAGGTTCGCCACATTGCCGGCGCTTCCGAACAGCAGAAGGCCATGAGCGCCCAGCTGCTGGAAGCTGTCCAGAAGATTGGTAGCAGTACCGAGAACACCGCCGAGCAGATTCAGGCGCAGAACCGGGAGACCGACTCCCTGCTCGACACTGCCCGCCAGCTCGTTGATTCCGTCAGCGTCTTCAAGCTGCCGCAGGCAGCCTGA
- a CDS encoding substrate-binding periplasmic protein yields the protein MKPSCFSKMLIAGACLLGILADGTGPGTAQAEDTLTVGISDDVPPICFRDNESKLVGFDVDLLQEIGKRLSRPIVFKVIEWDKKIEELNSKNIDLIASNLSITEERKKVIAYTEPLIQNAQAIIVNATSPIHTKNDIIGKKVCLLQDSNSIPIVERFNVKSGSTIKFSFSSLHDCLISLISEEVEAAVLDLTPLTYYSNQNPGQFRILADHFGEDDLAYGLRLSDRALLTQLNETIRAMQLDGTMKSIHERWFGSVK from the coding sequence ATGAAACCATCTTGTTTTTCCAAAATGCTCATTGCCGGCGCATGTCTTTTGGGCATCCTGGCAGACGGAACAGGTCCTGGCACTGCACAAGCGGAGGACACGCTAACAGTTGGCATCTCGGATGATGTGCCACCCATATGCTTTAGAGACAACGAATCGAAACTGGTCGGTTTCGACGTGGATCTCCTGCAGGAAATAGGGAAACGTCTCTCCAGACCCATAGTGTTCAAGGTTATTGAGTGGGATAAAAAAATCGAGGAACTCAACAGCAAGAATATTGATCTCATAGCCTCAAATCTCAGTATTACTGAGGAGAGAAAAAAAGTCATTGCCTACACCGAGCCATTAATTCAAAACGCCCAGGCCATTATAGTTAATGCAACATCTCCAATACATACAAAAAATGATATTATCGGGAAAAAAGTTTGTCTTCTTCAAGACAGTAACTCCATACCTATTGTTGAACGATTTAATGTAAAATCAGGATCAACAATAAAATTCAGTTTTTCTTCTTTGCATGATTGCCTGATCTCTCTTATATCAGAAGAGGTGGAAGCCGCAGTGCTGGATTTGACGCCACTGACCTACTATTCAAATCAAAATCCTGGGCAATTCCGCATTCTGGCAGATCACTTTGGCGAGGACGATCTTGCCTACGGCCTGCGTCTCAGTGACAGGGCCCTGCTTACACAGTTGAACGAGACAATTCGTGCCATGCAGTTGGATGGCACAATGAAAAGCATTCACGAGCGTTGGTTTGGCAGCGTCAAATAA